A part of Gemmatimonas groenlandica genomic DNA contains:
- a CDS encoding M20 family metallopeptidase has translation MPGLTARRALFACVLSLPIVVPAPARSAQPPALATRLDQLVDAHRDSISADLVRLAAIRSPSGEEAERAQAVAARMRAIGLADVTVDRLPNVTGRIRGSLPDATRRAIVFVATLDDLAPVAQHQRNATRPPYADGDRVIGPGSNTSSTTAAVLGAARALIAAGVRPEHDLVFAAVAQEETGLVGMKALYGEWKSRADAFVDVLGDGRSLTYGAIGIHWWQVWAYHQGGHTLTGGLPNVNQGIARAVDRILAIPQPPASTRSVLNISMIRSGDVVNRKPDSAWFSVDIRALDAPVIARNEAAVRAILDSVSRETGNRFDMRALQQTAGGQIAGAATSKLVRSSVAIATALGMTPQLGNAGSSNLNVAIAGGTLAIGMGGERGGARAEPGEFADVPSMLRSAKFVARLAAVMGVR, from the coding sequence ATGCCTGGTCTCACGGCGCGCCGCGCACTATTCGCCTGTGTTCTGAGCTTGCCCATCGTGGTGCCGGCGCCCGCACGATCGGCGCAGCCGCCCGCGCTCGCGACGCGCCTCGATCAGCTCGTCGACGCGCACCGCGACAGCATCTCGGCCGATCTGGTGCGACTCGCCGCGATTCGCTCGCCGTCGGGCGAGGAAGCGGAGCGGGCGCAAGCCGTCGCCGCGCGCATGCGGGCGATCGGTCTGGCCGATGTCACGGTGGATCGCCTGCCGAACGTGACCGGACGTATTCGGGGCTCGCTTCCCGATGCCACGCGGCGGGCGATCGTGTTCGTGGCGACCTTGGATGATCTCGCGCCGGTGGCGCAGCACCAGCGGAACGCCACGCGCCCGCCGTATGCGGACGGCGACCGCGTCATCGGCCCCGGCAGCAACACGTCGAGCACGACGGCGGCGGTCCTTGGCGCGGCGCGTGCGCTCATCGCGGCCGGTGTGCGACCGGAGCATGATCTCGTGTTCGCGGCGGTGGCCCAGGAGGAGACCGGGCTCGTGGGAATGAAGGCGCTGTACGGCGAGTGGAAGTCGCGCGCCGATGCGTTCGTGGATGTGCTGGGCGATGGACGTTCGCTCACGTATGGGGCGATCGGCATTCACTGGTGGCAGGTGTGGGCCTATCACCAGGGCGGGCACACCCTGACTGGCGGCTTGCCGAATGTGAATCAGGGCATCGCACGAGCGGTCGATCGCATTCTGGCCATTCCACAGCCGCCGGCGAGTACGCGCTCGGTGCTCAACATCTCGATGATCCGCTCGGGCGATGTGGTGAATCGCAAGCCGGATAGCGCCTGGTTCTCAGTGGACATCCGCGCGCTCGACGCACCGGTGATTGCCCGCAACGAAGCGGCGGTGCGCGCTATTCTCGACAGCGTGTCACGCGAGACCGGCAACCGGTTCGACATGCGCGCGCTTCAGCAGACGGCCGGTGGGCAGATCGCGGGCGCGGCGACGTCGAAGCTCGTGCGGAGTTCGGTGGCTATCGCGACGGCGCTCGGCATGACGCCGCAACTCGGCAATGCCGGCTCGTCGAATCTGAACGTGGCGATCGCGGGAGGAACGCTGGCGATCGGTATGGGCGGCGAGCGAGGGGGAGCGCGAGCCGAGCCGGGTGAGTTCGCCGATGTCCCGTCGATGCTGCGTAGCGCGAAGTTCGTGGCGCGATTGGCGGCCGTGATGGGCGTGCGGTAG
- a CDS encoding cytochrome c, with protein sequence MNARMTTLGLLTFALPSGTLAAQNPFALRTVPVAAPTTPATKSTTARAVTFTKDVAPILQQKCQSCHQPGSIAPMSLLTYEDAKKYSRRIRAKVSARLMPPWHIDRTIGVQQFKNDGGLSDAQLATIVDWVDTGTPMGDPKDMPPAITFPDPNRWQLAEQLGVQPDLVIRSKPYTLAPKTQDKWFRPVVETGLTEPRWVRAIEVKPVRANDRKIVHHVLAYLLQPEQGVTGLASSAHDHQMNAGLFMEWAVGKTGQIFPEDAGKLMLPGSQIRWEVHMHAIGEEIKDSQVEMAVYFYPKGFVPPHRTVLRMFDLSRDRDLDIPPNEKTVTQNFYVMPAPGRLENFQPHMHMRGKAMSLEAVFPDGRREVISAVNNFQWNWHINYVYATEAAPLLPKGTTLVFTAWHDNTAANENNPDPSQWVGWGDRTVDEMAHNWIDVTYLEQAEFDTLVAARKAKALKKPVP encoded by the coding sequence ATGAACGCGCGCATGACGACGCTCGGCCTGCTCACCTTCGCGCTGCCAAGTGGCACGCTCGCCGCGCAGAATCCGTTTGCGTTGCGCACCGTGCCGGTCGCCGCGCCAACGACGCCGGCAACCAAGTCGACGACCGCACGCGCGGTCACGTTCACCAAAGACGTGGCGCCGATTCTGCAACAGAAGTGTCAGTCGTGTCATCAGCCGGGGTCGATCGCGCCGATGTCACTGCTGACGTATGAAGACGCGAAGAAATACTCGCGACGCATCCGCGCCAAAGTCTCCGCGCGCCTGATGCCGCCGTGGCACATCGACCGCACGATCGGTGTGCAGCAGTTCAAGAACGACGGCGGTCTGAGCGACGCGCAGCTCGCCACGATCGTGGACTGGGTCGACACCGGCACGCCGATGGGCGATCCCAAGGACATGCCGCCGGCCATCACGTTCCCTGATCCGAACCGCTGGCAGCTCGCTGAGCAGTTGGGCGTGCAACCGGATCTCGTGATCCGCTCGAAGCCCTACACGTTGGCGCCGAAAACGCAGGACAAGTGGTTCCGTCCCGTGGTCGAGACCGGACTCACCGAACCCCGCTGGGTGCGCGCGATCGAAGTCAAACCGGTGCGCGCGAACGATCGCAAGATCGTGCACCATGTGCTCGCCTATCTGCTGCAACCCGAACAAGGCGTGACCGGCTTGGCGAGCTCCGCGCACGATCACCAGATGAACGCCGGACTGTTCATGGAATGGGCCGTCGGCAAGACGGGGCAGATCTTCCCCGAGGATGCGGGCAAGCTCATGCTGCCGGGATCGCAGATTCGTTGGGAAGTGCACATGCACGCCATCGGCGAAGAGATCAAGGACAGTCAGGTCGAGATGGCGGTGTACTTCTATCCGAAGGGCTTCGTGCCACCACATCGCACCGTGCTCAGGATGTTCGATCTGTCACGCGACCGCGATCTCGACATCCCGCCCAACGAGAAGACCGTCACGCAGAACTTCTACGTGATGCCGGCCCCGGGGCGCCTCGAGAACTTTCAGCCGCACATGCACATGCGCGGCAAGGCCATGTCACTCGAAGCGGTCTTCCCCGACGGCCGCCGCGAAGTCATCAGCGCCGTCAACAACTTCCAGTGGAACTGGCACATCAACTACGTCTACGCCACGGAGGCCGCGCCGCTGTTGCCCAAGGGCACGACGCTGGTATTCACGGCATGGCACGACAACACGGCGGCCAACGAAAACAACCCGGACCCGTCTCAATGGGTCGGCTGGGGTGATCGTACCGTCGACGAGATGGCGCACAACTGGATCGATGTGACCTACCTCGAGCAGGCAGAGTTCGATACACTCGTGGCCGCGCGCAAGGCGAAGGCCCTCAAGAAACCGGTACCGTAA